From Osmerus mordax isolate fOsmMor3 chromosome 8, fOsmMor3.pri, whole genome shotgun sequence, a single genomic window includes:
- the LOC136947967 gene encoding photoreceptor outer segment membrane glycoprotein 2-like encodes MAVLKVTFTKTNRGKLAQVLWVLNWISVVTGIILFSLGLFLKIEIQKRRELMSDHEIRSVPNMLIATGLVACCINFLGGKICYDCVDTNKFLRWKLLMLPYIVCTFFFTFCILVGALMCYTMHNQLEESLFQGLRGAMRYYKDTDTPGRCYLKRTVDMLQIQFQCCGNVGHRDWFHIQWISNRYLDMTSSEVSDRFRSNVEGKYLMDAVPFSCCNTYSPRPCIQQQVTNNSAHYNYDYQTEDRNLWKRGCHQALLDHYTNIMQSIGCTVLIIWLFELLVLTGVRYLQTAMENVLRLGDLDSESDGWLLENSIAETARSNFNIIKNLGKCYQVDDDPNINVPSVAQQEVPTRQIPVAS; translated from the exons ATGGCCGTCTTAAAGGTGACATTTACCAAGACCAATCGGGGCAAGCTGGCTCAGGTCTTGTGGGTGCTCAACTGGATTTCTGTGGTGACAGGCATTATCCTCTTCAGCCTGGGTCTTTTTCTCAAGATAGAGATTCAAAAGCGTCGGGAATTGATGTCGGACCATGAGATCCGCTCTGTGCCCAACATGCTCATCGCCACAGGCCTGGTGGCCTGCTGCATCAACTTCCTGGGTGGCAAGATCTGCTACGACTGCGTCGACACCAACAAGTTCCTGCGCTGGAAGCTCTTGATGCTTCCGTACATCGTGTGTACCTTCTTCTTCACCTTCTGCATCCTCGTGGGGGCCCTCATGTGCTACACCATGCATAACCAACTGGAGGAGTCGCTGTTTCAGGGGTTGCGCGGTGCCATGCGTTACTACAAAGACACGGATACGCCAGGTCGATGTTACCTCAAGCGCACCGTGGACATGTTGCAAATCCAGTTCCAGTGTTGCGGAAATGTGGGTCACCGCGATTGGTTCCACATCCAGTGGATCAGTAATCGCTACCTGGATATGACCAGCAGTGAAGTCTCTGA CCGTTTCAGGAGCAACGTGGAGGGGAAGTACCTCATGGACGCGGTCCCTTTCAGCTGCTGCAACACCTACTCTCCGAGACCCTGTATACAGCAGCAGGTCACCAACAACTCAGCCCACTATAACTACGACTACCAGACTGAGGATCGCAACCTGTGGAAGAGAGGCTGCCACCAGGCCCTGCTCGACCACTACACCAATATCATGCAGTCCATCGGCTGTACCGTGCTCATCATCTGGCTGTTCGAG CTTTTGGTGTTAACAGGCGTGCGCTACCTCCAGACGGCCATGGAGAACGTTCTACGGCTGGGTGATCTGGACTCTGAGTCGGACGGCTGGCTCCTGGAGAACAGCATCGCTGAGACGGCCCGCTCCAACTTCAACATTATCAAGAACCTCGGCAAGTGCTACCAGGTGGACGATGACCCTAACATCAACGTGCCCAGTGTTGCCCAACAAGAGGTGCCCACTCGTCAGATTCCCGTGGCCAGCTAA
- the LOC136947823 gene encoding transmembrane protein 179-like codes for MALDNFLFGQCILYFLAFLFGFICVVPLSENSDDFQGKCILFTEGMWQNENMTVGKQRFMIQEWASESSCRFITFVGIFSLILSAIQAWRTFFYLCKGHDDSFFHAFLNLLLSLLVVFLVFVASTITSVGFDSWCDAVTENGAMPSSCEDLQDTDLELGVDNSSFYDQFAIAQFGLWSAWLTWLAITVMAFLKVYHNHRQEDLLDSLVHEKELLLGRGSPRRGSGSDERSGMI; via the exons atGGCCCTTGACAATTTTCTTTTCGGTCAGTGCATACTTTATTTTCTTGCTTTTTTATTTGGTTTTATCTGTGTTGTACCGCTATCGGAAAACAGCGATGATTTTCAAGGAAAGTGCATTTTGTTCACTGAGGGAATGTGGCAGAACGAAAATATGACAGTCGGAAAACAACGCTTCATGATCCAGGAATGGGCATCTGAATCCTCCTGCCGCTTTATTACTTTCGTCGGCAtcttctccctcattctctctgctATTCAAGCATGGCGGACGTTTTTCTATCTTTGTAAAGGCCACGACGA TTCCTTCTTCCATGCCTTCCTGAACTTGCTGTTGAGTCTGCTGGTTGTGTTCTTAGTGTTTGTGGCCAGCACCATCACCAGTGTCGGCTTCGATTCCTGGTGTGATGCTGTCACAGAAAACGGGGCCATGCCAAGCAG CTGTGAGGATCTGCAGGACACTGATCTGGAACTTGGTGTGGATAACTCATCTTTTTATGACCAGTTTGCCATTGCACAG TTTGGCCTGTGGTCAGCTTGGTTGACGTGGTTAGCCATCACGGTTATGGCCTTCCTTAAAGTTTACCACAACCACCGTCAAGAGGACCTCCTGGACAGTCTGGTTCATGAGAAGGAGCTGCTGCTTGGCAGGGGGTCTCCTCGCAGGGGCTCTGGATCTGACGAACGCAGTGGAATGATCTAG